The following are encoded together in the bacterium genome:
- a CDS encoding acetyl-CoA carboxylase carboxyltransferase subunit, whose translation MAKPKRPPEEVPAPKASPVPTLSDPLAESTDATRAPAAATGPYDEAVRAGAELRQKPYAASPTIQVMRQHAKDRMTVWERIDVVKDPGTQPTVLWQNWGKNLDGASLVTTVVKVRGRDVALYGHDFTVRAGSMDATNGRKLANLIYMAGEKGMPLIGMNDSAGAFVPAGIGGLDGYAEAFTALRKISGVAPSIMCMFGYNAGGGSYLPRQGSFIIQAANTFFGLTGPGVIKSVLGEDVTPDDLGGPKVHGASGVADLTVPDEVGALKTAVRLVGYLPDSNAVPPPFQETSDPIARETGEIDTLLRKAFNSPTGFNTPVDVSIIIERVCDHGDYFEMQPDRARNAITAFGRLGGHVVGFIANNSAVASGQIDVDAAYKIARFVRFCSIYNTPVIFIEDTTGFLPGRDQETRGIVQAGRAMLDAIIDIRTPRILLILRNAFGGAYAAFNSYATGASLVLALPTTRVAVMGTAGKEFVYKQELKDVRDEAARMRKAGTPAAEAAEWLKAKETDLNQRYERELMNPREALSLGSISEIVMPGDLRQVLATNLAFFLRHYVPGPMQSVQREFH comes from the coding sequence ATGGCCAAGCCGAAGCGTCCCCCCGAGGAAGTCCCCGCCCCCAAAGCCAGCCCGGTGCCGACCCTTTCGGACCCCCTGGCCGAGTCGACGGACGCCACGCGAGCGCCCGCCGCCGCGACCGGCCCCTACGACGAGGCCGTGCGCGCCGGCGCGGAGCTGCGCCAGAAGCCGTACGCCGCCTCCCCGACCATCCAGGTCATGCGCCAGCACGCCAAGGACCGCATGACGGTCTGGGAGCGCATCGACGTGGTGAAGGACCCCGGCACGCAGCCGACGGTGCTGTGGCAGAACTGGGGCAAGAACCTCGACGGCGCCTCGCTGGTGACGACGGTGGTGAAGGTGCGCGGGCGCGACGTCGCGCTCTACGGCCACGACTTCACCGTCCGCGCCGGCTCGATGGACGCCACCAACGGCCGCAAGCTCGCCAACCTCATCTACATGGCGGGCGAGAAGGGCATGCCGCTCATCGGCATGAACGACAGCGCCGGCGCCTTCGTGCCGGCGGGCATCGGCGGCCTCGACGGCTACGCCGAGGCGTTCACGGCCCTGCGCAAGATCAGCGGCGTGGCGCCGAGCATCATGTGCATGTTCGGCTACAACGCCGGCGGCGGCTCGTACCTGCCGCGCCAGGGCAGCTTCATCATCCAGGCGGCGAACACGTTCTTCGGCCTCACCGGGCCGGGTGTCATCAAGAGCGTGCTCGGCGAGGACGTCACGCCCGACGATCTCGGCGGCCCGAAGGTCCACGGCGCGAGCGGCGTCGCCGACCTCACCGTCCCCGACGAGGTGGGCGCGCTCAAGACCGCGGTGCGTCTCGTCGGCTACCTGCCCGACTCGAACGCCGTCCCGCCGCCGTTCCAGGAGACCAGCGACCCGATCGCCCGCGAAACCGGCGAGATCGACACGCTCCTGCGCAAGGCCTTCAACTCGCCGACCGGCTTCAACACGCCGGTCGACGTCTCGATCATCATCGAGCGCGTCTGCGACCACGGCGACTACTTCGAGATGCAGCCCGACCGCGCGCGCAACGCCATCACCGCCTTCGGGCGCCTCGGCGGTCACGTGGTCGGCTTCATCGCCAACAACAGCGCCGTCGCCAGCGGGCAGATCGACGTCGACGCGGCCTACAAGATCGCGCGCTTCGTCCGCTTCTGCTCGATCTACAACACGCCGGTCATCTTCATCGAGGACACGACGGGCTTCCTGCCCGGGCGCGACCAGGAGACGCGCGGCATCGTGCAGGCGGGGCGCGCCATGCTCGACGCCATCATCGACATCCGCACGCCGCGCATCCTGCTCATCCTGCGCAACGCGTTCGGCGGCGCCTACGCGGCCTTCAACAGCTACGCCACCGGCGCGAGCCTCGTCCTCGCCCTGCCGACGACGCGCGTCGCCGTCATGGGCACCGCCGGCAAGGAGTTCGTCTACAAGCAGGAGCTGAAGGACGTGCGCGACGAAGCCGCGCGCATGCGGAAGGCGGGCACGCCGGCGGCCGAGGCCGCCGAGTGGCTGAAGGCGAAGGAGACCGATCTCAACCAGCGCTACGAGCGCGAGCTCATGAACCCGCGCGAGGCGCTCAGCCTCGGCTCGATCTCGGAGATCGTCATGCCCGGCGACCTGCGCCAGGTGCTCGCCACGAACCTGGCGTTCTTCCTCCGTCACTACGTCCCCGGACCGATGCAGTCCGTGCAGCGGGAGTTCCACTGA
- a CDS encoding aldo/keto reductase — MTHARLGHTGLKVSRICLGTMVLGRWGNADHADCVRIIHRALDEGVTFIDTANRYGMGESEEIVGKALRGRRSEAVVATKVFMPGPGGPLDRGLSRRHVMMQVEDSLQRLGTDWIDLYQIHRNDKDTPLEETLSALSDLVRQGKVRYLGVSTGTLAESRSMYFGGWKMVESLWISERKNLERFVSTQPPYSILRREAEREIFPVCRAHGFGAMVWSPLEGGWLAGRYRKGRPAPDDSRAKNQTEFGAFVAEQFDQTSARGQRRLEIVETLAGLAEELGVPLAHYALAWVLRNPDVTSAIVGVREMRHLEDAIRAESVRIPDEHLRRIDALVGFGENA; from the coding sequence ATGACCCACGCCCGTCTCGGCCACACCGGCCTCAAGGTCTCCCGCATCTGTCTCGGCACCATGGTCCTCGGCCGCTGGGGCAACGCCGATCACGCCGACTGCGTGCGTATCATCCACCGCGCGCTCGACGAGGGCGTGACCTTCATCGACACCGCCAACCGCTACGGCATGGGCGAGTCGGAGGAGATCGTGGGCAAGGCGCTGCGCGGCCGGCGGAGCGAGGCGGTCGTGGCGACGAAGGTCTTCATGCCGGGACCGGGCGGTCCGCTCGATCGCGGGCTGTCGCGCCGCCACGTCATGATGCAGGTCGAGGACAGCCTGCAGCGGCTCGGCACGGACTGGATCGACCTCTACCAGATCCACCGCAACGACAAGGACACGCCGCTCGAGGAGACGCTGTCGGCGCTCTCCGACCTCGTGCGTCAGGGCAAGGTCCGCTACCTCGGCGTGTCGACGGGAACGCTCGCCGAGTCGCGCTCGATGTACTTCGGCGGCTGGAAGATGGTCGAGTCGCTGTGGATCAGCGAGCGGAAGAACCTCGAGCGCTTCGTCTCGACGCAGCCGCCCTACTCGATCCTGCGCCGTGAAGCGGAGCGCGAGATCTTCCCCGTCTGCCGTGCGCACGGGTTCGGCGCGATGGTCTGGAGCCCGCTCGAGGGCGGCTGGCTCGCGGGACGCTACCGCAAGGGCCGGCCGGCGCCGGACGACTCGCGGGCGAAGAACCAGACCGAGTTCGGGGCGTTCGTCGCCGAACAGTTCGACCAGACGTCGGCGCGGGGCCAGCGGCGGCTGGAGATCGTCGAGACGCTGGCCGGCCTGGCCGAGGAGCTGGGCGTGCCGCTGGCGCATTACGCCCTCGCCTGGGTGCTGCGGAACCCCGACGTCACCTCGGCGATCGTCGGCGTGCGCGAGATGCGACACCTGGAGGACGCGATCAGGGCCGAGTCGGTCCGTATCCCCGACGAGCACCTGCGGCGCATCGACGCCCTGGTGGGGTTCGGGGAGAACGCGTAG
- a CDS encoding chalcone isomerase family protein, which translates to MLVVPVALPLARLLLAMCLALAAAPAAARDVAGVAVADTTDVAGQTLHLSGAGVRTRWFFEVYVAALYLPHPAHTAAEVLDGAGPRRVRLHMLRALGASRIAEAVSEAFARNAGDALPALQSRLTRLESLFPAAEVGDRIDLTVAGGHTEVAVNDVRRGTIEGADFGRALLAVWLGPDPVDADLKRALLGG; encoded by the coding sequence ATGCTCGTCGTGCCGGTGGCGCTCCCACTCGCACGGCTGCTCCTCGCGATGTGCCTCGCCCTCGCGGCGGCGCCGGCCGCCGCGCGCGACGTCGCCGGGGTCGCGGTGGCCGACACGACGGACGTCGCCGGGCAGACGCTGCACCTCTCCGGCGCCGGCGTGCGCACGCGGTGGTTCTTCGAGGTCTACGTCGCCGCGCTCTACTTGCCGCACCCGGCGCACACGGCCGCGGAGGTCCTGGACGGCGCGGGGCCGCGCCGCGTGCGGCTCCACATGCTGCGGGCGCTCGGCGCGTCGCGCATCGCGGAGGCCGTCTCGGAGGCCTTCGCGCGCAACGCCGGCGACGCGTTGCCGGCCCTCCAGAGCCGCCTCACCCGCCTCGAGTCGCTCTTCCCCGCCGCGGAGGTGGGCGACCGCATCGACCTCACGGTGGCCGGCGGCCATACGGAGGTCGCCGTGAACGACGTCCGGCGGGGGACGATCGAGGGTGCCGACTTCGGCCGCGCCCTCCTCGCGGTATGGCTCGGGCCTGATCCGGTGGACGCCGACCTGAAGCGGGCGCTGCTGGGCGGGTAG
- a CDS encoding MMPL family transporter, with amino-acid sequence MPLFERYVRWLVRRAWLVLALVAVATALVASGLSKLRTEFSVEASLPEEHHFVQIDKTIRKEFGGRHALIAAVVPRQGDVWTPETLAVVRDFTLGALKLPDVIAQNVVSLAAPSVRHVEDRDGNITVDYLMRDVPQTPEEIAALRRNLESDPSLRGMLVTDDQKAAIVAMDFWEGPQSQDIAQRVLDLIATFEGRGVDIYAAGEPIVALTDLGQSALIAKRIPVTFIVIALMLLVSFRSVQGMIIPMLTATLSTVWALGLMGHTGIVIDTWNVAVPILLIAVAAAHSAQMLKRYVEEVVRTGDNKQAVIRSTVKIGPVMIAAGATAALGFMSLALFGVRSIANLGLSCGYGIASAVLLELTFIPALRAVLPAPRRLPPEGGLTAKLLEAIHRGVVRAQGRAVLIGTGVVLVLAAIGIANIRTFGPTREYMPHDSLSRQNLEKIEEHFQGTVNMTVLYEGPPGTTKSLPVLRHIAALQEVLEQDPIVLRTASIADIVKTLHQTFNASDPKPYRLPDDQELTAQLMFLGESPAFERFSDRAQTKTLVVAYLHDDDSAQVGPLVRRLEEWVAKNPPPDGVEVLIAGGFAPTVLAVNEHTTYGKMLNMLVVLAVIYLVSSAIMRSAVAGLYVLTPIVITVLVLFGGLGWTGVRLDMGSSSVIAMAAGVGADYAIYFLFRLREEHQRFPDDRDAVHEALRTSGRAVIFVAASIGAGFAVIAVSPFLGMKLFGTLMPAAMVVACLASLTVMPVMALRLRPRFLFGDPAEHVDVASAAEPAPAR; translated from the coding sequence ATGCCTCTCTTCGAGCGCTACGTGCGCTGGCTCGTCCGTCGCGCCTGGCTGGTCCTCGCCCTCGTCGCCGTCGCGACCGCGCTCGTGGCGAGCGGGCTGTCGAAGCTGCGGACCGAGTTCTCGGTCGAGGCGAGCCTCCCCGAGGAGCATCACTTCGTCCAGATCGACAAGACCATCCGCAAGGAGTTCGGCGGCCGGCACGCGCTGATCGCTGCCGTCGTGCCCAGGCAGGGCGACGTCTGGACGCCCGAGACGCTCGCCGTCGTGCGCGACTTCACGCTCGGGGCCCTGAAGCTCCCCGACGTCATCGCGCAGAACGTGGTCAGCCTCGCCGCCCCGTCGGTGCGCCACGTCGAGGATCGCGACGGCAACATCACCGTCGACTACCTGATGCGCGACGTCCCGCAGACGCCCGAAGAGATCGCGGCGCTGCGCCGGAACCTCGAGTCCGATCCGTCGCTCCGGGGCATGCTCGTCACCGACGACCAGAAGGCCGCGATCGTGGCGATGGACTTCTGGGAGGGGCCGCAGTCACAGGACATCGCGCAGCGCGTGCTCGACCTGATCGCGACGTTCGAGGGCCGCGGCGTCGACATCTACGCCGCCGGCGAGCCGATCGTCGCCCTCACCGACCTCGGCCAGTCGGCGCTGATCGCGAAGCGCATCCCGGTGACGTTCATCGTCATCGCGCTGATGCTCCTGGTCTCGTTCCGCAGCGTCCAGGGCATGATCATCCCGATGCTGACGGCGACGCTCAGCACGGTGTGGGCGCTCGGTCTCATGGGGCACACGGGCATCGTGATCGACACCTGGAACGTCGCGGTGCCGATCCTGCTCATCGCCGTCGCCGCGGCGCACTCGGCGCAGATGCTGAAGCGCTACGTGGAAGAGGTCGTCCGCACCGGCGACAACAAGCAGGCGGTGATCCGCTCGACGGTGAAGATCGGGCCGGTGATGATCGCCGCCGGCGCGACCGCGGCGCTCGGCTTCATGTCGCTGGCGCTGTTCGGCGTCCGCTCGATCGCCAACCTCGGCCTCTCCTGCGGCTACGGCATCGCGAGCGCGGTCCTGCTCGAGCTGACGTTCATCCCGGCGCTGCGCGCCGTGCTGCCGGCGCCGAGACGCCTGCCGCCCGAGGGCGGCCTCACGGCGAAGCTGCTCGAAGCCATCCATCGCGGCGTCGTGCGCGCCCAGGGTCGCGCGGTGCTGATCGGAACCGGCGTGGTGCTCGTGCTGGCGGCGATCGGCATCGCCAACATCCGCACCTTCGGCCCGACGCGCGAGTACATGCCGCACGACAGCCTCTCGCGGCAGAACCTCGAGAAGATCGAGGAGCACTTCCAGGGAACGGTCAACATGACCGTCCTCTACGAGGGCCCTCCCGGCACCACCAAGTCGCTGCCGGTGCTCCGGCACATCGCGGCGCTGCAGGAGGTCCTGGAGCAGGACCCGATCGTGCTGCGCACGGCGTCGATCGCGGACATCGTGAAGACGCTGCACCAGACGTTCAACGCCTCCGACCCGAAGCCGTACCGCCTGCCCGACGACCAGGAGCTGACCGCACAGCTCATGTTCCTCGGCGAGTCGCCGGCGTTCGAGCGCTTCAGCGACCGCGCCCAGACGAAGACCCTCGTGGTCGCGTACCTGCACGACGACGACTCCGCGCAGGTCGGCCCGCTCGTGCGCCGGCTCGAAGAGTGGGTGGCGAAGAACCCGCCGCCCGACGGCGTGGAGGTGCTCATCGCCGGCGGCTTCGCGCCGACCGTCCTCGCCGTCAACGAGCACACGACCTACGGCAAGATGCTCAACATGCTCGTCGTGCTCGCGGTGATCTACCTCGTGTCGTCGGCGATCATGCGCTCGGCGGTGGCCGGCCTCTACGTGCTGACGCCCATCGTCATCACGGTGCTCGTGCTGTTCGGCGGCCTCGGCTGGACCGGCGTCCGCCTCGACATGGGCTCGTCGTCGGTGATCGCGATGGCGGCCGGCGTCGGCGCCGACTACGCGATCTACTTCCTCTTCCGCCTGCGCGAGGAGCACCAGCGCTTCCCCGACGACCGCGACGCCGTCCACGAGGCGCTGCGCACGTCGGGCCGCGCCGTCATCTTCGTCGCCGCGAGCATCGGCGCCGGCTTCGCCGTCATCGCGGTGTCGCCGTTCCTCGGCATGAAGCTCTTCGGCACGCTGATGCCGGCGGCGATGGTCGTCGCCTGTCTGGCGTCGCTCACGGTGATGCCGGTGATGGCGCTGCGCCTGCGGCCGCGCTTCCTCTTCGGCGATCCGGCCGAGCACGTGGACGTCGCGAGCGCCGCCGAGCCGGCACCGGCCCGGTAG
- a CDS encoding class I SAM-dependent methyltransferase: MGCAATSFDADHAVPMDLRWPVGPHCAPAAPPGAAERILSRRAVDLLDVGFDDDVLEVGFGAGLGLALARARGARFVAGVEASEGVVRAAHRQVGHRAVDLRVGAVASLPWADGTFTRALVVNDLHLWDWPLDGLRELRRVLAPGGRLVIGLRCAVPGVESPAPPELPLETVGVLLRMLPTAGFRGAGIERPLDDRPFAYLVAHA, translated from the coding sequence ATGGGCTGCGCCGCCACGTCGTTCGACGCCGATCACGCCGTACCGATGGACCTCCGGTGGCCGGTCGGGCCGCACTGCGCGCCCGCCGCGCCCCCCGGCGCCGCCGAGCGCATCCTCAGCCGGCGGGCCGTCGACCTCCTCGACGTCGGCTTCGACGACGACGTTCTCGAGGTCGGCTTCGGCGCCGGCCTCGGCCTCGCCCTGGCGCGGGCGCGCGGCGCCCGCTTCGTCGCCGGCGTAGAGGCGTCCGAGGGGGTGGTGCGGGCGGCGCATCGCCAGGTCGGGCACCGGGCCGTCGACCTGCGCGTCGGAGCGGTGGCGTCGCTGCCCTGGGCCGACGGCACGTTCACCCGCGCGCTCGTCGTCAACGATCTCCACCTCTGGGACTGGCCGCTCGACGGCCTGCGCGAGCTGCGTCGCGTGCTGGCGCCGGGCGGGCGTCTGGTGATCGGGCTGCGCTGCGCGGTGCCCGGAGTGGAGTCGCCTGCGCCGCCCGAGCTGCCGCTCGAGACCGTGGGGGTGCTCCTGCGCATGCTGCCGACCGCCGGCTTCCGCGGCGCCGGCATCGAGCGCCCGCTCGACGATCGTCCCTTCGCCTACCTCGTCGCGCACGCCTGA
- a CDS encoding DUF2760 domain-containing protein yields the protein MSPIVVALLLGVVVGGGNWWALGQLGVDPQTAMPFVAAICGAPLLATLLTALTAPKAAAGAAPEPAAKAALAPAKPSPKPVEPPEHTALRLLAALQEEGRLVDFLTEDIGPYSDEQVGAATRGIHASCAKALQSYVRLEPVLAGKEEDTVTVPAGFDPATIRLTGNVQGQPPFKGVLRHPGWKAASATIPPRAGLDPRIIAPAEVEIA from the coding sequence ATGTCCCCGATCGTCGTGGCGCTGCTCCTCGGTGTCGTGGTCGGCGGCGGCAACTGGTGGGCCCTCGGCCAGCTCGGCGTCGATCCGCAGACCGCCATGCCGTTCGTCGCGGCCATCTGCGGGGCGCCGCTGCTGGCGACGCTGCTGACCGCGCTCACCGCCCCGAAGGCGGCCGCGGGCGCCGCACCCGAGCCGGCCGCGAAGGCCGCGCTCGCGCCGGCGAAGCCGTCGCCGAAGCCGGTCGAGCCGCCGGAGCACACCGCGCTCCGCCTTCTCGCCGCCCTCCAGGAAGAAGGACGCCTGGTCGACTTCCTCACCGAGGACATCGGCCCCTACTCCGACGAGCAGGTCGGCGCCGCCACGCGCGGCATCCACGCGTCGTGCGCGAAGGCGCTGCAGAGCTACGTCCGCCTCGAGCCCGTTCTCGCCGGCAAGGAGGAGGACACGGTCACGGTCCCCGCCGGCTTCGATCCCGCCACCATCCGCCTCACCGGCAACGTGCAGGGGCAGCCGCCGTTCAAGGGCGTGCTGCGTCACCCCGGCTGGAAGGCCGCGAGCGCGACGATCCCGCCGCGCGCCGGTCTCGACCCGCGCATCATCGCCCCGGCCGAGGTCGAGATCGCCTGA
- a CDS encoding Hsp70 family protein — protein MADARYVVGIDLGTTNSVLAWVDTRAEDGDVDAPAVQVLQIPQLVSAGTVAERPQLPSFVYLPAAGEMKPEGLALPWAQATDVVGELARARGAEVPGRVIASAKSWLGAAGADPTAPILPWGAPDDVPKRSPVDAATAYLAHLRAAWDAAMPEPLAQQDVHLAVPASFDAAARELTVRAAEQAGLAGAHLIEEPQAAFYAWLGASGGGWREKVRVGDVILVCDLGGGTTDLTLVAVGEEHGSLVLERKAVGDHILLGGDNMDLTLAHVVRQRLADAGTTLDEWQFRGLIHACRAAKEQLLAHGAPEKAPIVVLGRSRKVVGGAVRTDVLRDEVEQTLVEGFFPLCGRDERPRAARRTGLREIGLDYASDPAVTRHVAGFLGRHRELAPDGPSAVLFNGGVTHAARFRDRMLDALASWRGDGVRVLEGNHADLAVAQGAAVYGLARRGRGVRIRGGTARAYYVGVETAMPAVPGMAPPVKALCVAPFGMEEGSDAVLPDAEFGLVVGEPAEFRFFGSSVRRHDVPGTVVEGWQPGELEELAPLEATLDGDAGHSVPVRLRAHVTEIGTLEIWCDARAGGGRWKVEFNLRQQADA, from the coding sequence ATGGCCGACGCCCGTTACGTGGTCGGCATCGACCTCGGCACGACCAACTCCGTGCTCGCCTGGGTCGACACCCGGGCGGAGGACGGCGACGTCGACGCGCCGGCGGTGCAGGTGCTGCAGATCCCGCAGCTCGTATCGGCGGGTACGGTCGCCGAGCGGCCGCAGCTGCCGTCGTTCGTGTACCTGCCCGCGGCGGGCGAGATGAAGCCCGAGGGCCTGGCGCTGCCCTGGGCTCAGGCGACGGACGTCGTCGGCGAGCTCGCCCGTGCCCGCGGCGCCGAGGTGCCGGGGCGTGTGATCGCGTCGGCCAAGTCCTGGCTGGGCGCCGCCGGCGCCGACCCGACGGCGCCGATCCTGCCGTGGGGCGCGCCCGACGACGTGCCGAAGCGCTCGCCCGTCGACGCGGCGACGGCCTATCTCGCGCACCTCCGCGCCGCCTGGGACGCGGCCATGCCCGAGCCGCTGGCGCAGCAGGACGTCCACCTGGCCGTGCCGGCGTCGTTCGACGCGGCGGCGCGCGAGCTGACGGTGCGGGCGGCGGAGCAGGCCGGGCTCGCCGGCGCGCATCTCATAGAGGAGCCGCAGGCGGCGTTCTACGCCTGGCTCGGCGCCAGCGGCGGCGGGTGGCGCGAGAAGGTCCGGGTCGGCGACGTCATCCTCGTCTGCGATCTCGGCGGCGGCACCACCGACCTGACGCTGGTCGCCGTCGGCGAGGAGCACGGCAGCCTCGTCCTCGAGCGCAAGGCGGTCGGCGACCACATCCTGCTCGGCGGCGACAACATGGACCTGACGCTCGCCCACGTCGTGCGCCAGCGGCTCGCCGACGCCGGTACGACGCTCGACGAGTGGCAGTTCCGCGGCCTGATCCACGCTTGCCGTGCGGCCAAGGAGCAGCTGCTCGCGCACGGTGCGCCCGAGAAGGCGCCGATCGTCGTCCTCGGCCGCTCGCGCAAGGTCGTCGGCGGCGCGGTGCGCACCGACGTGCTGCGCGACGAGGTCGAGCAGACGCTGGTCGAGGGCTTCTTCCCCCTCTGCGGTCGCGACGAGCGCCCGCGCGCCGCGCGCCGCACGGGTCTGCGCGAGATCGGTCTCGACTACGCCAGCGATCCCGCCGTCACCCGCCACGTCGCCGGCTTTCTCGGCCGCCACCGCGAGCTGGCGCCGGACGGCCCGAGCGCGGTGCTGTTCAACGGCGGCGTCACGCATGCGGCACGCTTCCGCGACCGCATGCTCGACGCGCTGGCGTCGTGGCGCGGCGACGGCGTGCGCGTGCTCGAAGGCAACCACGCCGATCTCGCCGTCGCCCAGGGCGCGGCCGTGTACGGGCTCGCGCGCCGCGGCCGCGGCGTGCGCATCCGCGGCGGCACGGCGCGCGCGTACTACGTCGGCGTCGAGACGGCGATGCCGGCGGTGCCCGGCATGGCGCCGCCGGTGAAGGCGCTGTGCGTGGCGCCGTTCGGCATGGAGGAGGGCAGCGACGCCGTCCTGCCCGACGCCGAGTTCGGCCTCGTCGTCGGCGAGCCGGCGGAGTTCCGCTTCTTCGGCTCGTCGGTGCGGCGGCACGACGTGCCGGGCACGGTCGTCGAGGGCTGGCAGCCGGGCGAGCTGGAGGAGCTGGCGCCGCTCGAGGCGACGCTCGACGGCGACGCCGGCCACAGCGTCCCCGTGCGCCTGCGCGCCCACGTCACCGAGATCGGCACGCTCGAGATCTGGTGCGACGCCCGCGCCGGCGGCGGCCGCTGGAAGGTGGAGTTCAACCTCCGCCAGCAGGCCGACGCCTAG